A window of the Arenibacter algicola genome harbors these coding sequences:
- a CDS encoding AraC family transcriptional regulator, with the protein MGKKGSKDFSKIYRPDRCDPLINAVDSGELEMRALKREDYPGTELPEEVLPGILSIGYWDAKTHQNWGLDWHRNEGIEFTFLESGNLSFSTETEQFNLVPGNLTVTRPWQLHKVGNPEVTVGKLHWLIIDVQVRQPHQQWEWPDWIILSKQDLDFLTLILRQNDIQVWNSDRKIQQCFKELGYCLDNCNLEIPQSKFNILINDLLLEILCLFKTGKVKLDESLTLNLRTVEIFLNYLRSDYEKLWTLDDMAEHCGIGKTSLSKYCKQLTNMTPIDYLINLRLHAAAEILRENKSKNITDVGYSCGFSTSQYFATVFKNHYKCTPSEYSAKYIKS; encoded by the coding sequence AGCCTTAAAGAGGGAGGATTATCCCGGAACGGAGCTCCCTGAAGAAGTTTTACCGGGAATTTTAAGTATTGGTTATTGGGATGCTAAAACACACCAAAATTGGGGTTTGGATTGGCACAGAAATGAAGGAATAGAGTTTACTTTTTTGGAATCTGGAAACTTGAGTTTTTCCACCGAAACAGAACAATTTAATTTGGTTCCTGGAAATTTAACGGTAACCAGACCATGGCAGCTTCATAAGGTGGGGAATCCTGAAGTCACTGTTGGAAAGTTGCATTGGTTGATCATTGACGTACAAGTACGCCAACCACATCAACAATGGGAATGGCCCGATTGGATTATACTTTCAAAACAGGATTTAGACTTTTTAACCCTCATTTTGAGGCAGAATGATATTCAGGTTTGGAACTCAGATAGAAAAATACAGCAATGTTTTAAAGAATTGGGATATTGTCTCGATAATTGTAATTTAGAAATCCCACAATCTAAATTTAATATTTTAATTAACGACCTTCTCTTAGAAATACTTTGCCTATTTAAAACAGGCAAGGTGAAACTTGATGAATCCCTTACCTTAAATTTGCGTACAGTGGAAATTTTTTTGAACTATTTACGAAGTGATTACGAAAAGTTATGGACACTTGACGATATGGCAGAACATTGCGGAATCGGTAAGACAAGTCTGTCCAAATATTGCAAACAGCTTACCAATATGACCCCTATTGATTATTTAATCAACTTGAGGCTTCATGCAGCTGCGGAAATATTAAGAGAGAATAAGTCCAAGAATATAACAGACGTTGGATATAGTTGTGGTTTTTCAACTTCCCAGTACTTTGCAACAGTATTTAAAAACCATTATAAGTGTACCCCAAGTGAATATTCCGCTAAGTATATAAAAAGCTGA